The Aeromonas jandaei genomic interval GCACCGCGGCGCAGCAGGGTGGCGAGCCGGTAATTTGGCAGCTCGCCACCATCGCTGACTGCGAGGTTCAAACGCCCCGCCTGCCAGCTGGCACAGATCCGAACCGGCGCGCGGCCATGCTGGCTGGCGTTGCGCAGCAGGTTGTCGAGGGCGAGATCGAGCCAGTAGAAGGGGAGCGCCAGAGTCATCTCCCGCTCAAGGCAGAAGGTGGCGTCATGCCGCTCGCAAGCCAGGGTGAGCCACTCGGTGAGACTGACCGCCACCCGCTCATCTTCCAGAGTCTCAGCCGCCAGATAGTGGCGACTGGCCTGCGCCAGCTGATGCAGGCGGGCGACACTGCCCAGCAGCTGACCCACGCTCTGCTGGGCGGAAGGGGGCAGTCGGTCGAAATCGTGGCGCAGCTCCTCGCTGATGCCGGAGAGCGCCATGATGGGAGTGCGCAGCTCGTGGGTCAGCATCTGCAATGCGACGCGCCGCTCCCGCAGCAGGCGCCAGCGCTGCCAGCTGGCCCACCCCAGCAGCAGGATGAAACCAAGGGAACTGGCCAGCGCCAACCACTGCCAGCCAAGCGTGGGGCCAGTATTGAAGCAAATACCTCCGACTCGCTCTTCACAAGTACCAGCAGTGCGGCTATCCAGCGTCACGCCAAGCCGCTCGGCCAGCGGCTGCCACTGACCGGCGCCATAACGGCGCCACTGCCCATCGGCAAGCAGCCAGAGCTGACCCGATTGCAGCAACCAACGCTCGCCCCGCAGCAGGGCGTCGAGGTTGTCATCGCCGAGCTCGCCAAGCAGCCCCAGCTGATCACGCCGCTCCCGCACATGGAGCAGAGCGTCGAGCCCGGCCGCCGGATGACCTGCCAGCCAGCGGGCAGCGCTGGAGCCACCCAACGGATAGATGGGGTGAGCGGCAAACCAGCGGGTCGAGGGCACAGCCCTTTGGCCACAAAGCGCCTGCAGTAGTGGCAGCCACTCGGCGGGCAACTCATTCTCTGTCCCGCACTCCTGCTGATAGCGATAGATGGCTTGCAACTGGCGCAGCGGATAATGCTGCCAGGCGGGATGAAGGGAATCGGGGGCAATCAGGCGACGATCGAGCCGCTGCACCTCGTCAAGAGGCAGCGCCTGTTCGGGAGCCTGCCTGGCCAGCTCGCCCGCCAGGCGATCAGCCAGGGGCCCGGCCAGCACGGGATACGCCATGCCGTAGCAGATCAGGGAGCAGAGCAGCAGGATCAGGCGCATGGGTTCAACTCGAGATGACTCCGGATCAAGGCGCAGCAGATCACTGCGCCATAAAAAATGTCAGCGCCATTTTTCAATGGTGCTGACATCCGGTCAACCGCTAACGGCATTGGCGCGGCTCCCGCCAGCCCATATGAACCGCCACCTATTTGAACAATCCCTTGAGCAGCTGGTCAGCCACCCCTTTGACAGCCTCGTTGTCGGCCTTGTCCCCCAACAGCTTCTTGAGGCCCCGTTCGGCCTCCTTGCGGGCCTTATCCTCCAGCAGCTTGTTGTTGCTGAGCAGCGCCTTCACATCGAGCTGATAGCTGGGAGCTTGCCAGTGACCGCCGATCCGCACCGGAATGGTGATCTCTTTGAGCTCGTCCACATCCTTGCCTCCCTGCCCCTTGCTGCTCTCGACGATGGAGGTGAGGAACAGGAAGTCGAGGCTCTCCGGCACCAGCGCCGTCTGCCCCTCACCCTTGACCCGCAGGGCCGGGGCAAAGAGCTGGATGTCGTTGCTGCGGGCAACGCCATCGGCAATCTGGAAGCTGGCGGTCAGGGCGCTGAAGTCAGTCTTGCGCGCCTCCTTCACCTGCTCGGCCCCCTTGCCGCTGAGGGTGGCCCGCGCCTCGCGGATCATCTCCGGCAGGTTGATGCCGTGCAGGGCGCCATCGCTCAGTTTCAAGGTCACCTTGCCCTGCATCCCGTTGCGCAGTGCCAGCGCGGAGAGACCACGGCCCTGCACCTGCACATCGAGATCGCCCTTGCCCTCCAGCAGATCGCTCTGAGCCAGAGTCTGCAACAAGGGACGAATGTTCACTCCGGCCACCTGCTTGCGCACCTTGTAGGTGGCGGGTTGCTGGCGTGCATCGAGTACCCCGTTCGCGTTTACCTGACCGCCTGCCACGGTCGCGCTGAACTGCTTGAGCGTCAGCAGTCCCTTGACCAGAGCCACCTGCAGATCGACTGCGCCAAGATCCAGCCCTTTCAGACGCAGGCTGCCGAGTTGCAGCCGACCATCCAGATCCACCCCCTTGAGCGCCCCCAGATCCGGTTCGATCGCGGAGAGGGCTTCGCTCTTGCCGGTTGCCGCTTTATTGCCACTTACCGCGGTATTGGCAACACCGGCCGCCGGTTTCTCCTCTTTCGCCTGCGCAGGTGTGGTCGGTGCCGATTTGGCGAGCCATTTGTCGAGATCCAGCTTCTCCCCCTTGAGATCGAAGCTGATTGCGGGAACAGCGCCAAGCTGCACGGTTCCATCACCACTCAGTAGCGCCTCATCGGCACTCATTACCAGCTTGCTCAGGGTAATCAACTGCTTGTCGAGCTCGGCACGGGCAAACCCGGCCAGTTTCAGCTTCATCTGCGGGCGTGGCAGGGCATCACCTTCCAGCGCTGCCGTCAGCAGCACATCGGAGAGCTCGGCCAGCTTCATCTCTTTATCGAGCCGTCCCTTGAATGTTCCTTCCAGCGAACCAGCCAGTAAAGCTTGCTGCCCCTCCCCCTTGGCTCCTTTCAGCGCCAACGTGAGGTTGCTCCACTCACCCAAGGCCAGTCGGTCTCCCTTGATAGAGAAACTGTCGAGTCGCAGGGACGGGTCACTCAGGCTGCCACTGAGGCTCAAGTCTTTCAGTTCACTGGCCATCACCTCCTGCGCCAGCTTGATCTGGGTCTGCCCTTTAACATCGAAAGCGAGCTTGTCGGCACTCCCCTTGGCAGCCAGCATCACGGGTACCCACTGACCGGTGGCCAGCTGCCCCATATCGAGATCGAGGCGATCCAGTCGCAGCGACGTGCCGCTGCGATCATCCTGTACCAGCGCACTGGCCTGGGAGAGCGCGACACCCTGCAAGCTGATCTGCCAGGGCTTGCTGTCAGCGGTTGGCGCTGGGGCTGCGGGAGCGACCGGTTCACTTGCATCAGCAGTGGCATCTTTGAGCAGTCCGCTCAGATTGGAGCTGCCATCCGCCTTGGTCTGGATAAAGAGATGGGCGCCACTCAGCCTCACCTTGCCAATCTCCAGACGATGGGAGAGCAGCGGTAACAGGGCCACTGAGGCCTCGCCCTGTTCGAAACGAACCAGATCCGGCTCGGCAAAACCGGCCGGATTGCGCAGAGCAACCTTCTCCAGCGAGAGGCCGAGACTCGGCCAGAAACGCCAGTCAATCTCCCCCGCCATCACCAGTTCACGCCCAGTGCTCTTGCGCACCTGTTCAGCCAGTTGGGGCTTGAATTGATTGGGGTCGATAAGGCTTATCAACGTCACTATGGCCAGCAAGGCCGCCACGGCGATGCCGAGCAAGATGAGAACTATCTTCTTCACGATATGCTCCTTGAATCCGGATCCACTGCTGACTATACCACTCACCGTCTGACGAATGGCGTCTGCGAGACAAAAGCGGACAAGGATGAGACAGGGATGGTCGCTGCCAATCCCCATCGTCATCAGCAGGGATCAGGCTTGCAAAGGGGATTGCTGCAACCGCGCCATAGCTGTGCGCGTCGATTCAAAAGCAAAGCGGGACAAGGGGACATCGCGGATCTTCAGCCACTGACAGGCGGCCACATCGTCAGCCGGCCGGATGACCGGTTTTTCACTCAGCTTGATGGCGAAAAAGGTGTCACAGGTGTGATAGGTGATGCCATCGTAGGGGTAAATATTGGAGAATGAACCGAGATAGGTAAAAGGTTGGGCGCTGACATCGAGCCCCAGCTCCTCCTGCAGCTCGCGCACCAGCGCCCCCTCCAGCGACTCGCCGGGATCGACAAATCCGCCCGGCAGATCCAGCAACCCCTTGCCCGGATTGCCCGCTCTCACCGCAACCAGCACCTCATCCTGCCAGCAAAGCGCCACCATCACAGCCGTCGCCACATTCTGGAAAAAATGAAAACCG includes:
- a CDS encoding DUF3404 domain-containing protein, with protein sequence MRLILLLCSLICYGMAYPVLAGPLADRLAGELARQAPEQALPLDEVQRLDRRLIAPDSLHPAWQHYPLRQLQAIYRYQQECGTENELPAEWLPLLQALCGQRAVPSTRWFAAHPIYPLGGSSAARWLAGHPAAGLDALLHVRERRDQLGLLGELGDDNLDALLRGERWLLQSGQLWLLADGQWRRYGAGQWQPLAERLGVTLDSRTAGTCEERVGGICFNTGPTLGWQWLALASSLGFILLLGWASWQRWRLLRERRVALQMLTHELRTPIMALSGISEELRHDFDRLPPSAQQSVGQLLGSVARLHQLAQASRHYLAAETLEDERVAVSLTEWLTLACERHDATFCLEREMTLALPFYWLDLALDNLLRNASQHGRAPVRICASWQAGRLNLAVSDGGELPNYRLATLLRRGARADGLGLGLAIVRHLLRRLGGRLTLSGPPTTFTLTLPCQLWSDPES
- a CDS encoding AsmA family protein, coding for MKKIVLILLGIAVAALLAIVTLISLIDPNQFKPQLAEQVRKSTGRELVMAGEIDWRFWPSLGLSLEKVALRNPAGFAEPDLVRFEQGEASVALLPLLSHRLEIGKVRLSGAHLFIQTKADGSSNLSGLLKDATADASEPVAPAAPAPTADSKPWQISLQGVALSQASALVQDDRSGTSLRLDRLDLDMGQLATGQWVPVMLAAKGSADKLAFDVKGQTQIKLAQEVMASELKDLSLSGSLSDPSLRLDSFSIKGDRLALGEWSNLTLALKGAKGEGQQALLAGSLEGTFKGRLDKEMKLAELSDVLLTAALEGDALPRPQMKLKLAGFARAELDKQLITLSKLVMSADEALLSGDGTVQLGAVPAISFDLKGEKLDLDKWLAKSAPTTPAQAKEEKPAAGVANTAVSGNKAATGKSEALSAIEPDLGALKGVDLDGRLQLGSLRLKGLDLGAVDLQVALVKGLLTLKQFSATVAGGQVNANGVLDARQQPATYKVRKQVAGVNIRPLLQTLAQSDLLEGKGDLDVQVQGRGLSALALRNGMQGKVTLKLSDGALHGINLPEMIREARATLSGKGAEQVKEARKTDFSALTASFQIADGVARSNDIQLFAPALRVKGEGQTALVPESLDFLFLTSIVESSKGQGGKDVDELKEITIPVRIGGHWQAPSYQLDVKALLSNNKLLEDKARKEAERGLKKLLGDKADNEAVKGVADQLLKGLFK
- a CDS encoding NUDIX domain-containing protein; amino-acid sequence: MFCPKCGGQTLQSVSPKEFRCGCGFHFFQNVATAVMVALCWQDEVLVAVRAGNPGKGLLDLPGGFVDPGESLEGALVRELQEELGLDVSAQPFTYLGSFSNIYPYDGITYHTCDTFFAIKLSEKPVIRPADDVAACQWLKIRDVPLSRFAFESTRTAMARLQQSPLQA